In the Actinomycetota bacterium genome, CGGAGGTCACCGCCACGGCCAGGGTTGTGCGCTGCCACAGGTCGTGGTGGTCGACCTCGGCCACGGACACGTTGAACTTCTGGCGGATCCCCGCGGTCAGCGCCTTCACCACGTGGCGTTTCTCCTTGAGCGACGTGCATCCCGGGATGCGGAGATCGAACCTCTCCAGGCCTACCAGCATGCTCGAGCGTTCCTCGGGGCGACCGTCAGAG is a window encoding:
- a CDS encoding DUF503 domain-containing protein; protein product: MLVGLERFDLRIPGCTSLKEKRHVVKALTAGIRQKFNVSVAEVDHHDLWQRTTLAVAVTSGESYQVRKVLHEVAKFIDRFGPTELIDSDLTLHYPDDD